Proteins encoded together in one Aurantiacibacter aquimixticola window:
- the uvrC gene encoding excinuclease ABC subunit UvrC has translation MSRTEAGSPPDPRGKERFNEERATYTVKGGSSQPDLEVGVKAIRDVVKVLKPTPGVYRMLDARGDVLYVGKARSLKARVANYTQIKALSNRLQRMVSQCRGMEIVTTGSEADALLLEAQFIKRFRPPYNVLLRDDKSFPFILLREGHDYPRIQKHRGARRAKGSYYGPFASAGSVNTTINALQKLFLLRSCTDSFFSRRDRPCLLYQIKRCSAPCVGRIDKDGYDQLIQEAKDFLGGKSGAVQARIEKQMAKAAEDLDFETAALLRDRLRAATFIQGSQAVNADGVGDADVFALHAKGGQIAVQGFFVRGGQNWGHRAFFPKNTGDLEEGEVLADVLLQFYEEVPPPRHILIDRELPEQELLEEAFSGLAERKVAISTPQRGERRKLMEQAKRNAVEALERRLAESGTQAKVMRELTEFLELPEVPTRIEVYDNSHIQGAKAVGAFIVAGPEGFVKNQYRKFNIKTAQTNDDFGMMREVMERRFSRAMKEDPDREKAGVWPDLVLIDGGKGQMSSVRDTLEELGIDDVPLIAIAKGPHHGREGREVFHFPDGREKTLPTNSPVLFYLQRLRDEVHRFVIGAHRAKRSRAITASPLDEIPGIGPARKRALLLHFGTASKVRAAALDDLKRVPGVSESVAQTVYDFYHASG, from the coding sequence ATGTCGCGCACCGAAGCAGGTTCTCCGCCCGATCCCCGGGGCAAGGAGCGGTTCAACGAAGAGCGCGCGACGTACACGGTGAAAGGCGGCAGCAGTCAGCCCGATCTCGAGGTCGGCGTGAAGGCCATTCGCGATGTCGTGAAGGTGCTGAAGCCGACGCCGGGCGTCTACCGGATGCTCGATGCGCGGGGCGATGTGCTCTATGTCGGCAAGGCGCGCAGCCTGAAGGCGCGGGTGGCCAATTACACGCAGATCAAGGCGCTATCCAACCGCTTGCAGCGCATGGTCAGCCAGTGCCGCGGCATGGAAATCGTCACGACGGGATCGGAGGCCGACGCGCTGCTGCTGGAAGCGCAGTTCATCAAGAGATTTCGCCCGCCTTACAACGTCTTGCTGCGCGATGATAAAAGCTTTCCTTTCATCCTGCTGCGCGAGGGGCACGACTATCCGCGCATCCAGAAGCATCGCGGCGCGCGGCGGGCAAAGGGCAGCTATTACGGACCCTTCGCCAGCGCCGGCAGCGTCAACACGACGATTAATGCGCTGCAGAAACTGTTCCTGCTAAGGTCTTGCACGGACAGCTTTTTCAGTCGTCGGGACAGGCCCTGCCTGCTTTATCAGATCAAGCGTTGCAGTGCGCCGTGCGTCGGCCGGATCGACAAGGACGGCTATGACCAGCTGATCCAGGAGGCGAAGGATTTTCTCGGCGGGAAGTCGGGCGCGGTGCAGGCGCGGATCGAAAAGCAGATGGCCAAGGCGGCCGAGGATCTCGACTTCGAAACCGCCGCCCTGCTGCGCGACCGCTTGCGCGCGGCGACCTTCATTCAGGGCTCTCAGGCAGTCAACGCGGACGGTGTGGGCGACGCCGATGTCTTCGCGCTTCATGCCAAGGGCGGCCAGATCGCGGTGCAGGGCTTCTTCGTTCGCGGCGGACAGAACTGGGGCCACCGCGCCTTCTTTCCGAAGAACACGGGCGACCTGGAAGAAGGCGAAGTGCTCGCCGATGTGCTGCTGCAATTCTACGAAGAAGTGCCGCCGCCGCGCCATATCCTCATCGATCGTGAATTGCCCGAGCAGGAACTGTTGGAGGAAGCCTTCAGCGGCTTGGCCGAGCGCAAGGTGGCCATTTCCACGCCCCAGCGGGGTGAACGCCGCAAGCTGATGGAGCAGGCCAAGCGCAACGCCGTCGAAGCGCTGGAACGGCGCCTTGCCGAAAGCGGCACGCAGGCGAAAGTCATGCGCGAGTTGACCGAATTTCTCGAGCTGCCCGAAGTGCCGACGCGGATCGAGGTCTACGACAACAGCCATATCCAGGGTGCAAAGGCGGTGGGTGCGTTCATCGTCGCCGGGCCGGAAGGCTTCGTGAAGAACCAGTATCGCAAGTTCAACATCAAGACCGCGCAGACGAATGACGATTTCGGCATGATGCGCGAAGTCATGGAGCGCCGCTTCAGCCGCGCGATGAAGGAGGATCCGGATCGCGAGAAGGCGGGAGTGTGGCCCGATCTCGTCCTGATCGACGGGGGCAAGGGGCAGATGTCCTCCGTGCGCGACACTTTGGAGGAGCTTGGCATCGACGACGTGCCGCTGATCGCCATCGCGAAGGGTCCGCATCATGGGCGTGAAGGGCGCGAAGTCTTCCACTTTCCCGACGGGCGCGAAAAGACGCTGCCGACCAATTCGCCTGTGCTGTTCTATCTCCAGCGCCTGCGCGACGAGGTGCACCGCTTCGTCATCGGCGCCCACCGCGCGAAACGCAGCCGCGCCATCACCGCATCACCGCTGGATGAAATCCCCGGTATCGGCCCGGCCCGAAAGCGCGCGCTGCTGCTGCATTTCGGCACAGCCAGCAAGGTCCGCGCCGCGGCGCTGGACGATCTGAAACGCGTGCCCGGCGTCAGCGAGAGCGTCGCGCAGACAGTGTATGACTTCTACCACGCGAGCGGGTGA
- a CDS encoding CDGSH iron-sulfur domain-containing protein, protein MADDMKITVTKDGPYKVEGRVPLIEQAIGVNAAGESINWQQTGDFESKPTMMLCRCGQSSNAPFCDGSHAEEGFDGTEVADRAPYEKQAKRMEGPRYTLLDQEDLCAIARFCDTHKTVWEEVEKTDDPEHAAIFLDQISNCVSGRLVAIDNETGEPVHAQRGQRISVTQDPAEECSGPLYVEGGLRVVSADGEDYELRNRMALCRCGQSGNKPFCDGSHMKGGWSDGTR, encoded by the coding sequence ATGGCCGATGACATGAAGATCACCGTCACCAAGGACGGCCCCTACAAGGTCGAAGGCCGCGTGCCGCTGATCGAACAGGCCATCGGCGTGAATGCTGCGGGCGAGAGCATTAACTGGCAGCAGACCGGCGATTTCGAGTCCAAGCCCACCATGATGCTGTGCCGCTGCGGCCAGAGCAGCAACGCGCCCTTCTGCGACGGCTCCCACGCGGAAGAGGGCTTCGACGGCACCGAGGTCGCCGACCGCGCGCCTTACGAAAAGCAGGCCAAGCGCATGGAAGGCCCGCGCTATACCCTGCTCGACCAGGAAGATCTCTGCGCCATCGCCCGCTTCTGCGACACGCACAAGACGGTGTGGGAAGAGGTCGAGAAGACCGACGATCCGGAGCATGCGGCCATTTTCCTCGACCAGATATCGAACTGCGTATCGGGCCGTTTGGTCGCGATCGATAACGAGACCGGAGAACCCGTCCACGCCCAGCGCGGACAGCGCATTTCCGTCACGCAGGATCCGGCGGAGGAATGCTCCGGACCGCTCTATGTCGAAGGCGGCCTGCGCGTCGTTTCCGCCGATGGCGAGGATTACGAGCTTCGCAACCGCATGGCGCTGTGCCGCTGCGGCCAGAGCGGCAACAAGCCCTTCTGCGACGGCTCGCACATGAAAGGCGGCTGGAGCGACGGGACGCGGTGA
- a CDS encoding sodium-translocating pyrophosphatase: MDLVLIAIVLGLLAVVYGFVTSRQVLGADAGNEKMQEIAGAIQEGAQAYLKRQYTTIALVGVVVAVLVAIFLGWLSAVGFVIGAILSGVAGFIGMNISVKSNLRTAAAAMKGLQQGLTLAFRAGAITGLLVAGLALLAIAVFYYVLVNVMGLSLSDAGERRIIVDALVALAFGASLISIFARLGGGIFTKAADVGADLVGKVEAGIPEDDPRNPAVIADNVGDNVGDCAGMAADLFETYVVTVGATMVLTLLLLFNSDADVFAGLVALPLLIGGACIVTSIIGTYFVRLGGGTNVMGAMYKGFIVTAVLSVPLIYFVTQYALGDMNAVIGGENLGAVDPGAPIAEEGTSSIAPFTGMDLFWCSLIGLLLTGVIIWITEYYTGTNFRPVRSIAKASETGHGTNVIQGLAISLESTALPTLAIVAGIIVSYQLAGLMGIAYAATAMLALAGMVVALDAYGPVTDNAGGIAEMAGLDESVREKTDALDAVGNTTKAVTKGYAIGSAGLAALVLFAAYTTDLAELFPAADVDFSLENPYVIVGLLLGALLPYLFGAMGMTAVGRAAGDVVKDVRAQFKEKPGIMDYSEKPDYARTVDLVTKAAIKEMIIPSLLPVLAPIVVYFVILAVAGQENAFAALGALLLGVIVGGLFVALSMTAGGGAWDNAKKYIEDGNHGGKGSEAHKAAVTGDTVGDPYKDTAGPAVNPMIKITNIVALLLLAALAH, encoded by the coding sequence ATGGACCTCGTACTCATAGCTATTGTCCTGGGGCTGCTTGCCGTCGTGTACGGCTTCGTCACCAGTCGTCAGGTTCTCGGCGCGGATGCCGGGAACGAAAAAATGCAGGAAATCGCCGGGGCCATTCAGGAAGGCGCGCAAGCCTATCTGAAGCGGCAATACACCACCATCGCGCTGGTCGGCGTGGTCGTGGCCGTGCTGGTCGCCATATTCCTCGGCTGGCTGAGCGCTGTCGGCTTCGTGATCGGCGCGATCCTGTCGGGCGTGGCCGGGTTCATCGGGATGAATATCTCGGTGAAGTCGAACCTGCGCACGGCGGCGGCGGCGATGAAGGGCCTGCAACAGGGCCTCACTCTCGCCTTCCGCGCGGGGGCAATCACTGGCCTACTGGTCGCGGGTCTCGCCCTGCTGGCCATCGCCGTGTTCTACTATGTGCTGGTCAACGTGATGGGCCTGTCGCTTTCCGATGCCGGAGAGCGGCGGATCATCGTCGATGCTCTGGTGGCGCTGGCCTTCGGTGCCTCGCTGATCTCGATCTTCGCGCGTCTCGGCGGCGGTATCTTTACCAAGGCTGCGGACGTGGGCGCCGACCTTGTCGGCAAGGTCGAAGCCGGCATTCCGGAGGACGATCCCCGTAACCCCGCCGTCATTGCGGACAATGTGGGTGACAATGTCGGCGACTGTGCCGGCATGGCCGCCGACCTGTTCGAGACCTATGTCGTCACCGTCGGTGCGACGATGGTGCTGACGCTGCTCTTGCTGTTCAACTCTGACGCAGACGTTTTCGCCGGGCTGGTCGCCCTGCCCTTGCTGATCGGCGGTGCCTGCATCGTCACCAGCATCATCGGCACCTATTTCGTGCGGCTTGGCGGCGGCACGAACGTGATGGGCGCGATGTATAAGGGCTTCATCGTCACCGCCGTCCTTTCCGTACCGCTGATCTATTTCGTTACGCAATATGCGCTGGGCGACATGAATGCGGTGATCGGCGGCGAAAACCTCGGCGCAGTCGATCCCGGTGCGCCGATTGCCGAAGAAGGCACGTCGTCCATCGCGCCTTTCACCGGCATGGACCTGTTCTGGTGTTCGCTGATCGGCCTGTTGCTGACCGGCGTCATCATCTGGATCACCGAGTATTACACCGGCACGAATTTCCGTCCGGTCCGCTCGATCGCCAAGGCCTCGGAAACGGGCCACGGCACCAATGTGATCCAGGGTCTTGCCATCAGTCTTGAGTCCACCGCTTTGCCGACGCTCGCCATCGTGGCGGGTATCATCGTCAGCTACCAGCTCGCCGGGCTCATGGGCATCGCCTATGCCGCCACCGCCATGCTGGCGCTTGCGGGCATGGTCGTGGCGCTGGACGCATACGGGCCGGTGACGGACAATGCCGGCGGCATCGCGGAAATGGCCGGTCTGGACGAAAGCGTGCGTGAAAAGACCGATGCGCTTGATGCGGTCGGCAACACCACCAAGGCCGTGACCAAGGGCTATGCCATCGGTTCGGCGGGCCTTGCGGCTCTCGTGCTGTTCGCGGCCTACACCACCGACCTTGCGGAGCTGTTCCCGGCAGCCGACGTCGATTTCTCGCTCGAGAATCCATACGTCATCGTCGGCCTGCTCCTCGGCGCGTTGCTGCCCTACCTCTTCGGAGCCATGGGCATGACCGCCGTTGGCCGCGCCGCTGGCGACGTGGTCAAGGATGTGCGCGCTCAGTTCAAGGAAAAGCCGGGCATCATGGATTACTCCGAAAAGCCCGACTATGCGCGCACGGTCGACCTCGTCACCAAGGCTGCAATCAAGGAGATGATCATCCCCTCGCTGCTGCCGGTGCTCGCGCCGATCGTGGTGTATTTCGTCATCCTCGCGGTGGCCGGACAGGAAAACGCCTTTGCGGCGCTCGGTGCCCTGCTTCTCGGCGTGATCGTGGGCGGCCTGTTCGTCGCGTTGTCCATGACCGCCGGCGGCGGCGCATGGGACAATGCGAAGAAATACATTGAGGACGGCAATCACGGCGGCAAGGGCTCGGAAGCCCACAAGGCCGCGGTGACGGGCGATACGGTCGGCGATCCTTACAAGGATACCGCAGGCCCTGCCGTGAACCCGATGATCAAGATTACCAATATCGTCGCATTGCTGCTATTGGCGGCTCTCGCGCATTGA
- the thiL gene encoding thiamine-phosphate kinase, producing the protein MNETEFIATLRGLMLHDGARGLADDAAVIEIGAETLVLTHDMMIEGRHYLPQQDMADVAWKLVAVNLSDLAAKGAEPVGILLGHMLGENDSAFIEGLDEALSHYGVPLLGGDTVAGDGPRAFGLTAIGRASHTPVPSRAGAEIGDAVFVTGTLGAAMLGYETLRDETDGDTTAYARPMARLAEGRDLAPLAHSMMDISDGLLLDAFRMAEASELSIAIDSGEVPVVDPDRRHDCMTWGDDYELLFTLPDGTFPPVPATRIGSVEPRGFAPLFLDGEPVINADGLGYRHAPDSE; encoded by the coding sequence ATGAATGAAACCGAATTTATCGCCACCTTGCGCGGGCTGATGCTGCATGACGGTGCGCGCGGCCTGGCGGACGATGCCGCCGTCATCGAGATCGGCGCGGAAACGCTGGTGCTTACCCACGACATGATGATCGAAGGCCGTCATTACCTGCCGCAGCAGGACATGGCCGATGTTGCCTGGAAGCTGGTGGCCGTGAATCTGTCCGACCTTGCTGCGAAGGGCGCGGAGCCTGTCGGCATTCTTCTGGGCCACATGCTGGGCGAGAACGATTCGGCGTTCATCGAAGGGCTCGACGAAGCGCTGTCGCATTACGGCGTGCCGTTGCTGGGCGGCGATACAGTGGCAGGCGATGGTCCGCGCGCGTTCGGCCTCACCGCTATCGGCAGGGCGAGCCACACGCCTGTCCCGTCCCGCGCCGGTGCCGAGATCGGCGATGCGGTGTTCGTTACCGGCACGCTCGGCGCGGCGATGCTCGGCTACGAGACCTTGCGCGACGAAACGGATGGCGACACCACCGCCTACGCCCGCCCGATGGCGCGCCTTGCCGAAGGGCGCGATCTCGCCCCGCTGGCCCATTCCATGATGGATATTTCCGACGGTCTGCTTCTCGACGCATTCCGCATGGCCGAGGCGAGCGAGCTATCGATCGCGATCGATAGCGGCGAAGTGCCGGTCGTCGATCCCGATCGTCGGCATGACTGCATGACATGGGGCGACGATTACGAATTGCTCTTCACCCTGCCAGACGGAACCTTCCCGCCCGTGCCTGCCACCCGCATCGGCAGCGTCGAGCCGCGCGGTTTCGCGCCTCTGTTCCTCGATGGCGAGCCAGTGATTAACGCCGACGGGCTCGGCTATCGGCACGCGCCGGACAGCGAATAG
- a CDS encoding acyl-CoA thioesterase, with translation MESAQASNLTPEKIVADLVFLLDLDAKGGDTFIGRRRPDGTGRVFGGQAIAQALGAASRTVADGRDVHSLHAYFLRPGSDDLPIEYRVKRDLDGRSFSNRRVVASQEGKPILNLTASFQTPVEGPRHQHPDMPDIAPPEELTPDAEIRQDIAGKVPDGPIKQLLLRPFPVDFRSVEPRDWLAPQKRPAVSHVWFRTIAPLPSDPAVHRAALAFISDFQILATALQPHGKSIHSGQVKGASLDHAVWFHEAFSLDDWLLFAMEAPWSGGGRGYSRGQVFTRDGRLVASVTQEGMLRHME, from the coding sequence ATGGAATCAGCGCAAGCCAGCAATCTGACGCCGGAAAAGATCGTCGCCGACCTCGTCTTCCTGCTCGATCTCGACGCGAAGGGCGGCGATACCTTCATAGGGCGCCGCCGGCCGGACGGCACAGGGCGCGTTTTCGGCGGACAGGCCATTGCGCAGGCGCTCGGCGCGGCGAGCCGCACGGTGGCAGATGGGCGCGATGTGCACTCGCTCCACGCCTATTTCCTGCGCCCCGGCAGCGACGATCTGCCCATCGAATACCGGGTGAAGCGCGATCTGGACGGACGCAGCTTTTCCAATCGCCGCGTCGTGGCGAGCCAGGAAGGCAAGCCCATCCTCAACCTCACCGCCAGCTTCCAGACGCCGGTCGAGGGGCCGCGCCACCAGCATCCCGACATGCCCGATATCGCGCCGCCGGAAGAACTGACGCCGGACGCCGAGATCCGCCAGGATATTGCCGGCAAGGTGCCGGACGGCCCGATCAAGCAATTGCTGCTGCGTCCCTTCCCGGTCGATTTCCGGTCGGTCGAGCCGCGCGACTGGCTTGCGCCGCAAAAGCGCCCCGCCGTCAGCCATGTGTGGTTCCGCACCATTGCTCCCCTGCCGTCGGACCCCGCCGTTCATCGCGCGGCGCTGGCGTTCATCTCCGATTTCCAGATCCTTGCCACCGCGCTGCAGCCGCACGGCAAGAGCATCCATAGCGGCCAGGTCAAGGGCGCGAGCCTCGATCATGCCGTCTGGTTTCACGAGGCCTTCTCGCTCGACGACTGGCTCCTGTTTGCGATGGAAGCGCCGTGGTCCGGCGGCGGGCGCGGCTATTCGCGCGGACAGGTCTTCACGCGCGACGGACGGCTGGTCGCCAGCGTGACGCAGGAAGGCATGCTGCGCCATATGGAATGA
- a CDS encoding EcsC family protein: MDFQKQQDRFRRSKASWLGRGVERLTHPLGKTVADIVPKSLVEAVLKGIDSAVGAPALVNFDHDPKDIAAARRASERVSRAARGISGASGAAAGLGGVLTAGLDIPATIGIALRVIRDTGRAYGYDGEGEREKLFRLQILELSAINDPKERKARIAALEAMIGPHGDLIIADHKRILPVVDQAIERVSRAIALAGFRSRAGMLVPVVGSAVGATVNISFQGDVGKAARFAFQERRMRAQSNLVEQ, from the coding sequence ATGGATTTCCAGAAACAGCAGGACCGTTTTCGTCGCAGCAAGGCCTCCTGGCTCGGCCGCGGAGTCGAACGCCTCACCCACCCGCTCGGCAAGACGGTTGCCGACATCGTGCCGAAATCGCTGGTTGAGGCGGTGCTTAAAGGTATCGACTCCGCCGTCGGCGCGCCTGCGCTGGTGAACTTCGATCACGACCCCAAAGACATCGCCGCCGCACGTCGCGCTTCGGAGCGCGTATCCCGTGCTGCGCGCGGGATCAGCGGGGCAAGCGGGGCTGCGGCCGGCCTCGGTGGCGTGCTGACAGCCGGGCTCGATATCCCCGCCACCATCGGCATCGCGCTGCGGGTCATCCGCGACACCGGGCGCGCCTATGGCTATGATGGCGAAGGCGAGCGGGAGAAGCTGTTCCGCCTGCAAATCCTCGAACTCAGCGCCATCAACGATCCGAAGGAGCGCAAGGCGCGCATTGCCGCTCTGGAGGCGATGATCGGTCCCCATGGGGATCTCATCATCGCCGATCACAAGCGCATCCTGCCGGTGGTCGACCAGGCGATAGAGCGCGTCTCTCGCGCCATTGCCCTTGCCGGATTCCGCAGCCGGGCGGGAATGTTGGTGCCGGTCGTGGGATCGGCCGTAGGCGCCACCGTCAACATCTCCTTTCAGGGCGATGTCGGCAAGGCCGCGCGCTTCGCCTTTCAGGAACGCCGCATGCGCGCGCAAAGCAATCTCGTGGAGCAATGA
- a CDS encoding NAD(P)/FAD-dependent oxidoreductase, translating into MAEHFDAIVLGGGAAGLFCAAIAGQRGRDVLVLERSDKVGKKILISGGGRCNFTNIGAGPANYLSANPHFAKSALSRYTARDFLDLVERHGIAWHEKTLGQLFCDGSARQIVDMLLEECAAGPGKVTIRCREEVSAVAREGELFSATTQHGRFTARAIVVATGGPSIPKMGASDFAYGLARQFGLKVVEPRPALVPLTLGGEEVLFRELSGVAAEVEARAGKTAFREAALFTHRGLSGPSILQASSYWKHGEPVTIRFLPDRAPGWLLEAKRDTPSVHLRSILRDALPDRLADVLVDQLGIEGDLGNVPDKRLRAAEERLSAWRFNPNGSEGFAKAEVTAGGISTAELSSKTMEAKSVPGLHAIGEAVDVTGWLGGYNFQWAWASGYAAGSAL; encoded by the coding sequence ATGGCCGAGCATTTCGATGCCATCGTGCTTGGCGGTGGGGCCGCCGGGCTGTTCTGCGCCGCAATCGCCGGACAGCGTGGCCGCGATGTTCTGGTGCTGGAGCGCAGCGATAAGGTCGGGAAGAAAATCCTGATCTCGGGGGGCGGGCGCTGCAATTTCACCAATATCGGAGCGGGTCCGGCCAATTATCTCAGCGCCAATCCGCATTTCGCGAAGAGCGCGCTGTCCCGTTACACGGCGCGCGATTTCCTCGACCTGGTGGAGCGGCACGGCATCGCATGGCATGAAAAGACGCTCGGCCAGCTATTCTGCGACGGTTCGGCACGCCAGATCGTCGACATGCTGCTGGAGGAATGCGCTGCGGGGCCGGGCAAAGTCACGATCCGCTGCCGCGAGGAAGTGAGCGCGGTGGCTCGCGAGGGTGAGCTCTTCTCCGCCACTACGCAGCACGGTCGCTTCACCGCACGGGCTATCGTCGTCGCGACTGGCGGGCCGAGCATCCCGAAAATGGGCGCGAGCGATTTCGCCTACGGCCTCGCCCGACAATTCGGCCTGAAAGTGGTCGAGCCGCGCCCCGCCCTGGTGCCGCTGACGCTGGGCGGCGAGGAGGTGCTGTTCCGCGAATTGTCGGGCGTCGCCGCAGAGGTCGAGGCGAGAGCAGGAAAGACCGCGTTTCGCGAGGCGGCACTTTTTACCCATCGCGGGCTGTCCGGGCCGTCCATCCTGCAGGCGTCGAGTTATTGGAAGCATGGCGAGCCGGTGACGATCCGCTTCCTGCCGGACCGCGCGCCAGGCTGGCTGCTGGAAGCAAAGCGGGACACGCCATCTGTGCATTTGCGCTCGATATTGCGCGATGCCTTGCCGGACAGGCTGGCCGACGTGCTGGTGGATCAGCTCGGTATTGAGGGCGATCTCGGCAATGTGCCGGACAAGCGGTTGCGGGCGGCGGAGGAGCGGCTGAGCGCATGGCGCTTCAACCCGAATGGCAGTGAGGGCTTCGCCAAGGCCGAAGTGACGGCGGGCGGCATCTCGACGGCGGAGCTATCGTCCAAGACGATGGAGGCGAAAAGCGTGCCAGGCCTTCATGCCATCGGAGAGGCGGTCGACGTCACCGGCTGGCTCGGCGGGTACAATTTCCAATGGGCCTGGGCGAGCGGCTACGCGGCGGGAAGCGCTCTCTAA
- a CDS encoding APC family permease gives MDKLTAPPRTVGFWGTALFPVNGMIGAGIFALPAVLAAGVGSFAPWLMLAGGVAFMPLALCYAWLAGRFENSGGPVLYGEAAFGRFVGFQAGWARYASAIVTAAANTSVMVAYLAALFPWMADPVMEAGAIATILAIITWVNLVGMTRAVGALGVMTVIKVVPLVALVVSALFAGNPGIGFAIPEFSKVETVVLLTFYAFMGFEAVTEPAGEMKRPRRDIPLAIVTMVAAVTALYMAVIWAYLAIAPAVPNEDNALAGAALETMGDIGAVAIVVAAAFSIAANNFNGSTTQPRLIYGMAQRGMLPRWFLGVSEKYGTPANAILFTGGASILFGVWEGFAVLAVAGTLIRLVTYGICAAALPTLEFREGRLNPIHLACAIIAIAVSLFVALQVSGQAVTVFLGMVALGTVLYFVAARREPETALPTP, from the coding sequence ATGGACAAACTCACGGCACCGCCGCGCACGGTCGGCTTCTGGGGCACGGCGCTCTTTCCGGTGAACGGCATGATCGGCGCGGGGATCTTCGCCCTGCCCGCCGTGCTGGCCGCAGGCGTCGGCAGCTTCGCCCCGTGGCTGATGCTGGCGGGCGGCGTCGCCTTCATGCCGCTGGCGCTGTGCTATGCCTGGCTTGCGGGGCGGTTCGAGAATAGCGGCGGGCCTGTGCTCTATGGAGAGGCGGCCTTCGGGCGCTTCGTCGGCTTTCAGGCCGGGTGGGCGCGCTATGCCAGCGCCATCGTCACCGCCGCCGCCAACACCAGCGTCATGGTCGCTTACCTCGCCGCGCTGTTTCCCTGGATGGCCGACCCGGTGATGGAGGCAGGCGCGATCGCGACGATCCTTGCGATCATCACCTGGGTGAACCTCGTCGGCATGACGCGTGCGGTCGGTGCGCTGGGCGTGATGACGGTAATCAAGGTGGTGCCACTCGTCGCGCTGGTCGTCTCGGCGCTGTTTGCGGGCAATCCCGGCATCGGTTTCGCCATCCCCGAATTCAGCAAGGTGGAGACGGTTGTCCTCCTCACCTTCTACGCCTTCATGGGGTTCGAGGCGGTGACGGAACCGGCGGGCGAAATGAAGCGTCCGCGCCGCGACATTCCGCTCGCCATCGTGACGATGGTCGCCGCTGTTACTGCGCTCTACATGGCGGTGATCTGGGCCTATCTCGCTATCGCGCCTGCCGTGCCGAACGAGGACAACGCGCTGGCCGGCGCGGCGCTGGAAACGATGGGCGATATCGGCGCGGTCGCCATCGTCGTGGCCGCCGCCTTCAGCATCGCCGCCAACAATTTCAACGGGTCGACCACCCAGCCGCGCCTCATCTACGGCATGGCGCAGCGAGGCATGCTGCCGCGCTGGTTCCTCGGCGTGAGCGAGAAATACGGGACGCCGGCCAACGCTATCCTGTTCACCGGCGGCGCATCGATCCTGTTCGGCGTATGGGAAGGCTTCGCCGTGCTGGCGGTGGCTGGCACGCTGATCCGGCTGGTGACGTACGGCATCTGTGCCGCCGCGCTGCCCACGCTCGAATTTCGTGAGGGCAGATTGAACCCGATCCATCTCGCCTGCGCCATCATCGCCATAGCGGTGAGCCTGTTCGTCGCCCTGCAAGTGAGTGGACAGGCGGTGACCGTCTTCCTCGGAATGGTCGCGCTCGGCACGGTCCTCTATTTCGTGGCGGCACGGCGGGAGCCGGAAACCGCGCTCCCGACCCCCTGA